The Daucus carota subsp. sativus chromosome 9, DH1 v3.0, whole genome shotgun sequence genome window below encodes:
- the LOC135149709 gene encoding uncharacterized protein LOC135149709: MKRKERGKNPTRLEVWNRTHTRVGSDPEHPVYTTPAAMAIATRYASILESRPVSVTQTGDRDEPLEWWLSATGVPEGKKPKKDYLVGFPEARASQLIPTLASRYRDSTRGEAGGSSGQRQEAVIPDNVYLSVVRNVLNEVRANPLQFQRQMSEEEIANFAKTALEASDPAADPSTRVQWNSMIGGEMVHIVGSMVEDILLKMERKVEEEKERRLAAEKDYTDPEELSEEERGGPEAGADAGANASAASGADASAASGAGATAAADGAASDSDVTLD, translated from the exons ATGAAAAGGAAGGAACGTGGAAAGAATCCAACTCGCCTTGAAGTATGGAACCGGACGCATACAAGGGTTGGAAGTGATCCCGAGCACCCCGTGTATACCACGCCTGCTGCAATGGCCATAGCG ACACGATATGCTTCTATTCTAGAAAGCAGGCCGGTGTCGGTTACACAAACAGGGGATAGAGACGAGCCCTTGGAATGGTGGTTGTCAGCAACCGGAGTTCCCGAAGGCAAAAAGCCTAAGAAGGACTACCTTGTTGGATTCCCCGAGGCTCGTGCTAGTCAACTTATTCCGACTCTTGCCTCACGTTACAGGGATTCAACAAGAGGCGAAGCCGGTGGATCTTCCGGTCAGAGACAAGAAGCCGTCATTCCCGACAATGTGTACCTCTCGGTCGTGCGCAATGTGCTCAATGAGGTCCGTGCGAACCCCCTTCAATTTCAGCGACAAATGTCTGAAGAAGAGATCGCGAATTTTGCAAAAACCGCACTAGAGGCCTCCGATCCAGCTGCCGATCCAAGTACAAGGGTTCAATGGAATTCTATGATTGGTGGGGAGATGGTACACATTGTGGGGTCGATGGTCGAGGATATACTCCTCAAAATGGAAAGGAAGGTTGAAGAG GAAAAGGAACGCAGACTCGCAGCGGAGAAGGATTATACTGATCCAGAGGAGCTGTCGGAGGAGGAACGCGGGGGACCCGAAGCCGGTGCTGATGCGGGTGCCAATGCTAGTGCTGCTTCAGGAGCGGATGCTAGTGCTGCTTCCGGAGCGGGTGCTACTGCCGCTGCGGATGGAGCTGCTTCCGATTCAGATGTTACATTAGATTAG